In one Halosimplex halophilum genomic region, the following are encoded:
- the ileS gene encoding isoleucine--tRNA ligase: MPERLPDHYDPNAVEQHVKDHWTDADAFPGVDAPAETSHAYEYAKRRAAERGAENHEEPFYFLDGPPFTSGRMHVGNAWGKILKDALLRYHRMQGRPVLARPGYDTHGLPVEVNVEQEHEFETKDAVEAYGVDRFVDECRAFVEDQRAVMDEEFRDLAVWMDWDDAYQTMDAEYVDTVWDAFAALYDRGLVERGDQVVNTCPRCETAVSDSRLEYADRTVDAVSVGFPLADTGRDGTLVAWTTTPWTLVGNQFVAVDADGEYAAVEVADGALADRAADGPLYVAAERVPAVMDALGVADGDYEVAETLRGSDLVGATYRHPLADRLPDHPTPEGTVAHADYVETGGDGTGLVHSAPGFGHEDFERARESDLDLPVYSPVDLDGRFTDEAGPFAGLAVHGEGRAAVADALREAGALLATERFTHEYPQCPRCDTDVVMRAAEQWLVRVTDLKDDLLDAVDDTEWYPAEARDGRFRNTVAAAPDWNVSRQRYWGSPLPVWHCEDCGRDTVVSSRADLADRAGLDEVPDDPHRPVVDEVTVPCPDCGGEAERVADVLDVWFDSAVASWASLRERPSENPRPDDWPADLVVEGNDQTRGWFLMQLYLGVAFADRAPYEEVLMHGWALLDGEGMSKSRGHVLRPPEVAEAHGRDALRAHLLGHEQQGQDVTMTSEMTGVETTRERFDVVWNVARFAAMFMAEDDYRPAVELAAAPEDRRVLDRWVLARLREVTERATAGFEEREPNAALDAVLDFLVEDVSRYYVQTVRDRVWTPDSTADRRAAYDTLGTVLGVCVRLLAPFAPHLAERLYRALDGPADAGEPTVHATAWPDADALDLPDRPELVERVEALRAVEGAVATARQEMGRKHRWPVAGVVIETDDETVAAAVDAHRELLAERANAESVEVTDRYPARERVVAPEMDALGPAFRDDAAAVADAVEGRPADELPLTVTVDGTDHEVTAELVSVVERVPDGVRRVPFDGGAVYVDESLPERLRREGLARDVTRRAQEMRADLELAVDERVRLAVRTDDEAVAAALADHADDLRRAVRVEDLTVSADGAVDGYAHTREWTVDGAAVTLAMDPTAVSRG, from the coding sequence ATGCCGGAACGACTACCGGACCACTACGACCCGAACGCGGTCGAACAGCACGTCAAAGACCACTGGACGGACGCCGACGCCTTCCCGGGCGTCGACGCGCCGGCGGAGACCAGTCACGCCTACGAGTACGCGAAGCGCCGCGCCGCGGAGCGGGGCGCCGAGAACCACGAAGAGCCGTTCTACTTCCTCGACGGGCCGCCCTTTACCAGCGGGCGGATGCACGTCGGCAACGCCTGGGGGAAGATCCTCAAGGACGCGCTGCTGCGCTATCACCGCATGCAGGGCCGCCCCGTCCTCGCCCGACCGGGCTACGACACCCATGGCCTCCCGGTCGAGGTGAACGTCGAGCAAGAGCACGAGTTCGAGACGAAGGACGCGGTCGAAGCGTACGGCGTCGACCGGTTCGTCGACGAGTGTCGGGCGTTCGTCGAGGACCAGCGCGCCGTCATGGACGAGGAGTTCCGCGACCTGGCGGTGTGGATGGACTGGGACGACGCCTACCAGACGATGGACGCGGAGTACGTCGACACGGTGTGGGACGCCTTCGCAGCACTGTACGACCGGGGACTCGTCGAACGGGGCGACCAGGTGGTCAACACCTGTCCGCGCTGCGAGACGGCGGTCTCGGACTCTCGGCTGGAGTACGCCGACCGGACCGTCGACGCGGTGTCCGTCGGCTTCCCCCTGGCCGACACCGGCCGGGACGGCACCCTCGTCGCCTGGACGACGACCCCGTGGACGCTGGTCGGCAACCAGTTCGTCGCCGTCGACGCCGACGGGGAGTACGCCGCCGTGGAAGTCGCCGACGGCGCGCTCGCCGACCGGGCCGCAGACGGCCCCCTCTACGTCGCCGCCGAACGCGTTCCCGCGGTGATGGACGCGCTGGGCGTCGCCGACGGGGACTACGAGGTAGCCGAGACCCTCCGGGGAAGCGACCTCGTCGGGGCGACGTATCGCCACCCCCTCGCGGACCGACTCCCAGACCACCCGACGCCGGAAGGAACGGTCGCCCACGCCGACTACGTCGAGACGGGCGGTGACGGCACCGGGCTCGTCCACTCCGCGCCCGGGTTCGGCCACGAGGACTTCGAACGGGCCCGCGAGTCGGATCTGGACCTGCCCGTCTACTCCCCCGTGGACCTCGACGGCCGGTTCACCGACGAGGCGGGGCCGTTCGCGGGCCTGGCCGTCCACGGCGAGGGCCGCGCGGCGGTCGCCGACGCGCTCCGTGAGGCCGGCGCACTCCTCGCCACCGAGCGGTTCACCCACGAGTACCCGCAGTGCCCGCGGTGTGACACCGACGTGGTGATGCGCGCCGCCGAGCAGTGGCTCGTCCGCGTCACCGACCTGAAGGACGACCTGCTCGACGCCGTGGACGACACCGAGTGGTACCCCGCAGAGGCGCGCGACGGCCGCTTCCGCAACACCGTCGCGGCGGCGCCCGACTGGAACGTCTCCCGCCAGCGCTACTGGGGGAGTCCCCTGCCGGTCTGGCACTGCGAGGACTGCGGCCGCGACACCGTCGTCTCCTCGCGGGCCGACCTGGCCGACCGCGCCGGGCTGGACGAGGTACCGGACGATCCACACCGTCCGGTCGTCGACGAGGTGACCGTCCCCTGCCCCGACTGCGGCGGCGAGGCCGAGCGCGTCGCGGACGTGCTCGACGTGTGGTTCGACTCCGCCGTGGCCTCGTGGGCGAGCCTGCGCGAGCGCCCGAGCGAGAACCCCCGTCCCGACGACTGGCCCGCCGACCTCGTGGTCGAGGGCAACGACCAGACCCGCGGCTGGTTCCTGATGCAGCTGTACCTCGGCGTCGCGTTCGCCGACCGGGCGCCCTACGAGGAGGTGCTGATGCACGGCTGGGCGCTGCTGGACGGCGAGGGGATGTCGAAGTCCCGCGGGCACGTTCTCCGGCCGCCCGAGGTCGCCGAGGCCCACGGCCGCGACGCCCTTCGGGCGCACCTGCTCGGCCACGAACAGCAGGGCCAGGACGTGACGATGACCTCCGAGATGACGGGCGTCGAGACGACCCGCGAGCGGTTCGACGTGGTGTGGAACGTCGCCCGCTTCGCCGCGATGTTCATGGCCGAGGACGACTACCGGCCCGCGGTCGAACTCGCCGCCGCCCCCGAGGACCGCCGGGTGCTCGATCGGTGGGTCCTCGCGCGCCTGCGCGAGGTGACCGAGCGGGCGACCGCGGGCTTCGAGGAGCGCGAGCCGAACGCCGCGCTCGATGCGGTCCTGGACTTTCTGGTCGAGGACGTGTCCCGCTACTACGTCCAGACGGTCCGCGACCGGGTGTGGACGCCCGACTCGACCGCGGACAGGCGAGCCGCCTACGACACGCTCGGGACCGTGCTGGGCGTTTGCGTCCGGCTGCTGGCGCCGTTCGCGCCGCACCTCGCCGAGCGGCTCTACCGGGCGCTCGACGGGCCCGCCGACGCGGGCGAGCCGACCGTCCACGCGACGGCCTGGCCGGACGCCGACGCGCTCGACCTGCCCGACCGTCCGGAACTGGTCGAGCGAGTCGAGGCGCTCCGGGCGGTCGAGGGGGCCGTGGCGACCGCCCGCCAGGAGATGGGCCGCAAGCACCGCTGGCCGGTCGCCGGGGTCGTCATCGAGACCGACGACGAGACGGTCGCCGCGGCGGTCGACGCTCACCGCGAGTTGCTGGCCGAGCGGGCGAACGCCGAGTCCGTCGAGGTGACCGACCGCTACCCCGCCCGCGAGCGCGTGGTCGCCCCGGAGATGGACGCGCTCGGACCGGCCTTCCGGGACGACGCGGCGGCGGTCGCCGACGCCGTCGAGGGGCGGCCGGCCGACGAGCTGCCGCTGACCGTCACCGTCGACGGGACCGACCACGAAGTGACCGCCGAACTGGTGTCGGTCGTCGAGCGTGTCCCCGACGGCGTACGGCGGGTCCCGTTCGACGGTGGGGCTGTCTACGTGGACGAGTCGCTCCCGGAGCGCCTCCGCAGGGAGGGGCTGGCGCGTGACGTGACTCGGCGCGCCCAGGAGATGCGCGCCGACCTCGAGCTGGCCGTCGACGAGCGGGTCCGGCTGGCGGTCCGCACCGACGACGAAGCGGTGGCCGCGGCGCTGGCGGACCACGCCGACGACCTGCGTCGCGCTGTCCGGGTTGAGGACCTGACGGTCTCCGCCGACGGCGCTGTCGACGGCTACGCCCACACCCGCGAGTGGACGGTCGACGGCGCGGCGGTGACGCTGGCGATGGACCCGACGGCGGTCTCGCGAGGCTGA
- a CDS encoding NAD(P)-dependent glycerol-1-phosphate dehydrogenase, with product MFDKSTWIRLPRNVVVGHGVLDDAAAAVEELRLHGDPLVVTSPTPAEVAGDRVVAGFADAGFDPRVVRIEEATFGAVEEVIEVAASDDVGYLVGVGGGKVIDVTKMAGEEVGKGFVSVPTAASHDGIVSGRASIPEGDTRHSVAAEPPLAVVADTEILADAPWELTTAGCADIISNFTAVRDWELAHRLKNVRYHEYAGALSRMTAEMLVENADSIRPELEESAWIVTKALVSSGVAMSIAGSSRPASGAEHLISHQLDRIAPEPALHGHQVGVASIMTEYLHSGAKGQWTDIRDALASIDAPTTAEGLGIDDETVIEALTTAHEIRDRYTILGDGMSEDAAREAASVTGVI from the coding sequence ATGTTCGACAAGTCGACGTGGATACGGCTGCCGCGCAACGTCGTGGTGGGCCACGGCGTGCTCGACGACGCCGCGGCGGCCGTCGAGGAGTTGCGCCTCCACGGCGACCCGCTGGTGGTCACCAGCCCGACGCCCGCCGAGGTGGCCGGCGACCGGGTCGTCGCGGGCTTCGCCGACGCGGGGTTCGACCCGCGGGTGGTCCGCATCGAGGAGGCCACCTTCGGCGCCGTCGAGGAGGTCATCGAGGTCGCCGCCAGCGACGACGTGGGTTACCTCGTCGGCGTCGGCGGCGGCAAGGTCATCGACGTGACCAAGATGGCCGGCGAGGAGGTCGGCAAGGGCTTCGTCTCGGTCCCCACCGCCGCCAGCCACGACGGCATCGTCTCGGGACGAGCCTCGATCCCGGAGGGCGACACCCGCCACAGCGTCGCCGCCGAGCCGCCGCTGGCCGTCGTCGCCGACACCGAGATCCTGGCCGACGCGCCGTGGGAACTCACCACCGCGGGCTGTGCCGACATCATCTCCAACTTTACCGCTGTTCGGGACTGGGAGCTCGCCCACCGGCTGAAGAACGTCCGCTACCACGAGTACGCCGGCGCGCTCTCGCGGATGACCGCCGAGATGCTCGTCGAAAACGCCGACTCCATCCGGCCGGAACTGGAGGAGTCGGCCTGGATCGTCACGAAGGCGCTGGTTTCCTCCGGCGTCGCCATGTCCATCGCCGGCTCCTCGCGCCCCGCGTCGGGCGCCGAACACCTGATCTCCCACCAGCTCGACCGCATCGCGCCCGAGCCCGCGCTCCACGGCCACCAGGTCGGCGTCGCCTCGATCATGACCGAGTACCTCCACTCGGGCGCGAAGGGCCAGTGGACGGACATCCGCGACGCCCTCGCCAGCATCGACGCGCCGACGACCGCCGAGGGACTGGGGATCGACGACGAGACCGTCATCGAGGCGCTGACCACGGCGCACGAGATTCGGGATCGGTACACCATCCTCGGCGACGGCATGAGCGAGGACGCCGCGCGCGAGGCTGCGAGCGTCACCGGCGTTATCTGA